A genome region from Gloeocapsopsis sp. IPPAS B-1203 includes the following:
- a CDS encoding PAS domain S-box protein, whose translation MATTEHVILIVDDTPANLEVLFSFLTDCGFKILIAEDGESALQKAEYALPELILLDIVMPGIDGFETCRRLKAQAATRDIPVIFMTALSETVDKVRGLQVGAVDYITKPLQHEEVLARVQTHLRLRNLNKQLQAQNLQLEQEIKQRQQQEEALRQSEERFRLAIEGVKDYAIFMLDAEGCIVSWNTGAERIKGYQAAEIIGRHFSCFYPEADWQSGKPQQLLQIAAQEGQVKDEGWRVRKDGSRFWADVAIAALRDEKGLRGFSKVTRDITERKRAEEELQRQYQRSQLFAEVTLKIRQSLQIGEVLQTAVTEVQKILHADRVLIYRFWSDGTGSSVAEAVLPGWVAILGQKFPEEVFPEDYRQLYLQGRICRIPDIEKEENISPCLVEFVRQFSVKAKLVVPIIIKQELWGLLIAHQCANSRYWTNFETELLRQLADQIGIALTQAQLLEQETRFSQQLARSNAELQQFASIASHDLQEPLRKIQAFGNRLQDKYRDVLNEQGRDYIQRMQNAAHRMQTLIDDLLIFSRLTTRAQPLVSVVLAEVITEVLSDLEVLIQQTGGRVDVSELPTISADPLQMRQLFQNLIGNALKFRRANEPPCVKISSQIIEQPQLIADSGGAELCQIAVEDNGIGFDAKYLDRIFQVFQRLHNRSEYEGTGMGLAICRKIVERHRGTLTAESQPGQGARFIITLPVNQLSLDK comes from the coding sequence ATGGCGACAACAGAACATGTCATCTTAATTGTTGATGACACGCCTGCTAATTTAGAGGTGTTGTTTAGTTTTTTAACTGATTGTGGTTTCAAAATATTAATTGCAGAAGATGGTGAAAGTGCCCTTCAGAAGGCAGAATATGCTTTACCCGAACTGATCCTGCTTGATATTGTGATGCCAGGTATAGATGGGTTTGAAACGTGTCGCCGTCTCAAAGCGCAAGCAGCTACGCGCGACATTCCAGTCATTTTTATGACTGCTTTATCTGAAACAGTAGACAAAGTGAGAGGTTTACAGGTAGGAGCAGTTGATTATATTACCAAGCCGCTGCAGCATGAAGAAGTTTTAGCTAGGGTACAAACACATCTGCGTCTGCGCAATCTCAATAAGCAACTACAAGCACAAAATCTACAGCTAGAGCAGGAAATTAAGCAACGCCAGCAACAAGAGGAAGCACTGCGCCAAAGCGAGGAACGATTTCGCTTGGCAATTGAAGGTGTTAAAGACTACGCAATTTTTATGCTTGATGCTGAAGGTTGCATTGTCAGTTGGAACACAGGTGCAGAACGCATTAAAGGTTATCAAGCAGCAGAAATTATTGGACGACATTTTTCCTGCTTTTATCCTGAAGCAGATTGGCAGAGTGGTAAACCTCAGCAATTACTCCAGATAGCCGCACAGGAAGGTCAAGTCAAAGATGAAGGATGGCGAGTTCGTAAAGATGGTTCGCGATTTTGGGCTGATGTTGCGATCGCCGCATTACGAGATGAAAAAGGACTGCGTGGCTTCTCAAAAGTGACACGCGACATTACCGAACGCAAGCGAGCCGAAGAAGAACTTCAACGCCAATATCAGCGATCGCAGTTGTTTGCTGAAGTCACACTCAAAATTCGTCAATCTCTCCAAATCGGAGAAGTTCTACAAACTGCTGTGACTGAAGTTCAGAAAATTCTCCACGCTGATCGAGTTTTAATTTATCGCTTTTGGTCGGATGGTACTGGTAGCTCAGTTGCAGAAGCCGTTCTTCCTGGTTGGGTTGCAATTTTAGGACAAAAATTTCCAGAGGAAGTTTTTCCGGAAGATTACCGCCAGTTATACTTGCAGGGACGTATTTGCCGAATTCCTGATATCGAAAAAGAAGAAAACATCTCTCCTTGTTTAGTCGAGTTTGTTCGGCAGTTTAGTGTTAAGGCAAAACTCGTTGTTCCAATTATTATCAAGCAAGAACTTTGGGGTTTATTAATTGCTCATCAATGTGCTAACTCCCGCTACTGGACTAACTTTGAAACAGAACTGCTGCGCCAGCTAGCAGATCAAATTGGGATTGCTTTAACTCAAGCTCAACTTTTAGAACAAGAAACCCGATTCTCGCAGCAGCTAGCCCGCTCTAATGCTGAACTGCAACAGTTTGCCTCGATTGCGTCTCACGATCTGCAAGAACCACTACGAAAAATTCAGGCATTTGGCAACCGACTCCAAGACAAATATCGCGATGTACTCAATGAACAAGGACGTGACTATATCCAGCGGATGCAGAACGCAGCTCACCGAATGCAAACTTTGATTGACGATTTATTAATATTTTCTCGTCTGACTACTAGAGCGCAACCCCTCGTTTCGGTTGTTCTTGCTGAGGTGATCACAGAAGTATTGTCTGATTTGGAAGTGCTAATTCAGCAAACTGGGGGGCGTGTGGATGTAAGCGAGTTACCTACTATCAGTGCCGATCCTTTACAAATGCGTCAGTTATTCCAGAATCTAATTGGTAACGCCCTCAAATTTCGTCGAGCAAATGAACCTCCTTGCGTGAAGATCTCTAGTCAGATCATTGAACAACCACAATTAATTGCAGATTCAGGCGGTGCTGAGCTTTGTCAAATTGCAGTAGAAGATAACGGTATTGGCTTTGACGCGAAATATCTCGACCGCATTTTTCAAGTTTTTCAACGGTTGCACAATCGCAGTGAATACGAAGGCACCGGCATGGGATTAGCAATCTGCCGTAAAATTGTGGAGCGACACCGAGGCACTCTGACAGCAGAAAGTCAGCCAGGGCAAGGAGCGAGATTTATTATTACGTTGCCTGTCAACCAGTTGTCGCTAGACAAATAG
- a CDS encoding hybrid sensor histidine kinase/response regulator: MSLAIAGYTPLDIICQSTNTITYRAYRELDQTSVIIKTLKAEQPSIAELTYLKHEYKILQELNINGLLKPLSLENYQNGLALICADFAGESLEKLITQHFELKEFLAIAIQIVTTVAELHQNSIVHKNLQPCNILVNHDQILIIDLSLASRLSRENQSIRHPHLLEGNLAYISPEQTGRMNRSIDYRTDFYSLGVIFYEMLTGQRPFQTNNSLELVHCHIAKIALSPKEINPEIPQVISEIVMKLLAKTAEERYQSALGLKADLENCQRMLQTHKEISDFAAGKLDSYSQFLIPQKLYGREQEVDLLINAFKRVSQGATEIMLVSGYSGIGKSSLVNEVHKPIVAAQGYFIAGKFDQFKRNIPYASLIQAFQELIRQLLTESSHAITIWQTKLLTALGSNGQIIIDVIPEVERIIGTQPAVPILGLTESQNRFNRVFQQFICVFTQPEHPLVIFLDDLQWADLASLKLIQLIASNPDSQYLLLIGAYRDNEVSATHPLMSTLEDMQQSVTVNNIVLQPLQIKHVNQLVSDTLRSHTRQVASLAELVFHKTQGNPFFLTQLLKSLYQDNLLRFDFSEGCWQWNIDQLQGIAIADNVVELMVSQIQKLSPKTQNVLKFAACVGDKFTLDVLAIVNEQSPSKTAIDLWEALQAGFILPLSETYKIPLALDLNSVAQFESLKISYKFLHDRVQQAAYLLIPESQKKLTHLKIGQLLLQNTKVEEREDNIFSLVNQLNYGADLLTTESEKYELAQLNLIAGRKAKIATAYDSATQYLNVGLGLLIVNSWLHHYEITLALHELAAETAYLNGNFEQMEKWATDVLQHANTDIDKMKVYEVKIQACMAQVKQLEAVKIGLQALELLGIKLIEEPSLSDIQQTLNQTASNLTGKNIEDLIDLPVMTEVDKLVAIRMLTSVGSPTYQAAPALFPLIVCEQVNLSLKYGNAPFSAYGYACYGVILNGVVQDIESAYKFGKLAFSLVEKFNAIELKASVFFVAGACTIHGKVHARETLPLLLDGYQSGLENGHFEYGGYAGMQKSQYSYLIGQELTRLEQEMATTSSTLAQLKQENALSWNQIFQQAILNLLDSSENHCYLLGKAYNEQQSLPLLEKANDRTGLHYFYLNKLILCYLFRKYDRAFVNAVRAEEYLDGVKAFLVVPVFHFYDSLTQLALYSSAPPTQQEHLLHRVENNQEKMQKWANHAPMNFQHKYELVEAEKARVLSQHWQAMEYYDRAIAQAKEQGYLQEEALANELAAEFYFSQGRNKVAQVYLVEAYYGYLRWGATAKVKDLATRYPHILAQTKQGNSEEGSRNLDLATVIKASQALSGEIVLNNLLTKLIQIVLENAGAQKGFLLLDQAGELVIKASGGVVDETVSDDRLLPISVINYVARTQEAIVLNHAATEEIFSSDLYIIERKPKSVLCTPILHQGRLTGVLYLENNLTVGAFTRDRLEVLQLLAAQAAISIENARLYEDLENYNRTLEAKVTERTLELQDKNSQLQQEIRERQRAEEVAESANRAKSQFLANMSHELRTPLNGILGYAQILKKEKTLTEQQKNGLDIIHRCGEHLLILINDILDLSKIEAQKMELDPHDFHFPSFLEDIVAICQIRAAQKQISLTAELPSTLPQFVRADEKRLRQILLNLLGNAIKFTEKGSVNFRVCDRDRILLFQVADSGVGIATEQLSEIFLPFQQVGEHRRHTEGTGLGLAISRQLVQMMGSDITVQSTLGQGSVFSFALDLPRCQSTQVISPDVRRIIGFESNKRKILVVDDKSSNRSVLVNMLEPLGFEVVEATDGLDCLTKVQSFKPDCIFIDLVMPAMDGFETTRQLRTLPDLADVVVIAISASVFEFDQQQSQSVGCDDFLSKPIREAELLEKLKIYLGLNWVYEEETTAQDIDNSQQRAQADIIPPPAEEIAALLDLAMMGDLKSILEQTAKIEALDRRYLAFALHLRQLAKSYKERQILEFVKKYAGV; encoded by the coding sequence ATGAGCCTTGCGATCGCTGGTTATACACCGCTAGACATTATTTGCCAAAGTACAAACACGATTACCTATCGCGCTTATCGAGAGTTAGACCAAACCTCAGTTATTATTAAAACACTTAAAGCTGAGCAGCCATCCATTGCAGAACTGACTTACTTAAAACACGAGTACAAAATTCTCCAAGAATTGAACATAAACGGACTGCTTAAACCACTGTCTTTGGAAAACTATCAAAATGGTTTAGCTTTAATCTGTGCAGATTTTGCTGGGGAATCTTTAGAGAAATTAATTACCCAACATTTTGAGTTAAAAGAATTTTTAGCGATCGCTATCCAAATAGTCACAACTGTTGCTGAATTGCACCAAAACAGCATCGTCCATAAAAATCTTCAGCCTTGCAATATCTTGGTTAACCACGACCAAATTCTCATTATCGATCTTAGTCTTGCTTCACGCTTATCAAGAGAAAATCAAAGTATTCGTCACCCTCATTTACTTGAAGGTAATCTTGCGTATATATCACCTGAACAAACGGGAAGGATGAATCGCTCAATCGATTACCGAACCGACTTTTATTCTTTGGGTGTCATCTTTTATGAAATGCTGACAGGACAGCGACCTTTTCAAACAAATAATTCCTTAGAACTCGTTCACTGCCATATTGCAAAAATAGCACTATCACCTAAAGAAATCAATCCTGAAATTCCTCAAGTTATTTCAGAGATAGTCATGAAGTTGTTAGCAAAAACCGCAGAAGAGCGCTACCAAAGTGCCTTAGGTTTAAAGGCTGACCTAGAAAATTGCCAAAGAATGCTACAGACACACAAAGAAATTTCTGACTTTGCTGCTGGAAAACTAGATTCATACAGTCAATTTCTGATTCCCCAAAAACTTTATGGTCGCGAACAAGAAGTTGATCTCTTAATTAACGCTTTTAAACGAGTCAGCCAGGGAGCAACTGAAATAATGTTAGTCAGTGGTTACTCTGGAATTGGTAAATCTTCTTTAGTTAATGAAGTTCATAAACCAATTGTTGCAGCACAGGGTTATTTTATTGCGGGAAAATTCGATCAGTTTAAGCGTAATATTCCTTATGCTTCTCTCATTCAAGCATTTCAAGAATTAATTCGACAGTTGCTTACAGAAAGTAGCCATGCAATTACCATATGGCAAACTAAACTTTTAACAGCGCTAGGTTCTAATGGTCAGATTATTATTGATGTCATTCCTGAAGTTGAACGCATTATTGGTACGCAACCAGCAGTTCCTATTTTAGGCTTAACTGAATCTCAAAACCGATTTAATCGAGTCTTTCAACAATTTATTTGCGTATTTACTCAGCCAGAACATCCACTAGTCATCTTTCTCGATGATTTGCAGTGGGCAGATTTAGCTTCTTTAAAACTAATTCAATTAATTGCTAGTAACCCAGATAGTCAATATCTGTTGCTGATTGGTGCTTATCGCGATAACGAAGTTAGTGCAACACATCCATTAATGTCAACTTTGGAAGACATGCAACAAAGCGTGACAGTAAATAATATTGTTCTCCAACCTTTGCAAATCAAGCATGTTAACCAATTAGTGAGCGACACTCTCCGTAGTCATACAAGACAAGTAGCATCATTGGCTGAGTTAGTATTTCACAAAACCCAGGGAAATCCCTTTTTCTTAACTCAGCTACTCAAATCGCTTTATCAAGACAATCTCTTACGTTTTGATTTCAGTGAAGGTTGCTGGCAATGGAACATTGATCAACTGCAAGGTATTGCGATCGCCGACAATGTTGTCGAATTAATGGTTAGTCAAATTCAAAAATTATCGCCAAAGACGCAAAACGTTCTGAAGTTTGCTGCTTGTGTAGGAGATAAGTTTACTTTAGATGTTTTAGCTATTGTTAATGAACAATCTCCATCCAAAACAGCTATCGATTTGTGGGAAGCACTACAAGCTGGTTTCATTCTGCCACTTTCCGAAACTTACAAAATTCCCTTGGCACTCGATCTCAACTCAGTAGCACAATTTGAATCATTAAAAATTAGCTATAAATTCTTACATGACCGCGTACAACAAGCAGCTTACTTGCTTATTCCAGAGTCACAAAAAAAACTAACTCACTTAAAAATTGGTCAATTATTATTACAGAATACCAAAGTTGAAGAACGTGAAGACAATATTTTTTCTTTAGTGAATCAACTCAATTATGGTGCTGACTTACTTACCACTGAATCAGAAAAATATGAGCTAGCCCAACTGAATCTTATTGCAGGTCGCAAAGCAAAAATAGCAACGGCATATGACTCAGCAACACAATATCTCAATGTAGGATTAGGGTTATTAATAGTTAATAGCTGGCTTCATCATTACGAAATCACACTAGCACTTCATGAATTAGCAGCAGAAACAGCTTATCTTAACGGCAATTTTGAGCAAATGGAGAAATGGGCAACAGATGTTCTTCAACATGCAAATACTGATATTGACAAGATGAAAGTCTATGAAGTTAAAATTCAAGCTTGCATGGCGCAAGTTAAACAACTCGAAGCTGTCAAAATTGGATTACAAGCACTGGAGCTACTAGGGATAAAGTTGATAGAGGAGCCTAGCCTTTCAGATATTCAGCAAACATTAAATCAAACAGCCAGCAACCTAACTGGAAAGAATATCGAAGATTTGATCGATCTACCTGTGATGACAGAGGTAGACAAGCTAGTAGCCATACGTATGCTCACAAGTGTAGGTTCTCCTACCTATCAAGCTGCACCTGCACTGTTTCCGCTAATTGTGTGCGAACAAGTGAATTTATCACTTAAATATGGCAATGCACCTTTTTCTGCTTATGGATATGCCTGTTATGGTGTCATTTTAAACGGAGTTGTTCAAGATATTGAGTCAGCTTACAAGTTTGGCAAGTTAGCTTTCAGTTTAGTTGAAAAGTTTAATGCTATAGAACTCAAGGCAAGTGTATTCTTTGTTGCTGGAGCGTGTACAATTCATGGAAAAGTTCATGCTAGGGAAACTTTACCGCTTTTACTTGATGGATATCAAAGCGGGCTAGAAAATGGTCATTTTGAATATGGTGGCTATGCTGGAATGCAAAAAAGTCAATATTCTTACCTGATTGGTCAAGAATTGACAAGACTTGAACAAGAAATGGCAACTACTAGTAGTACTTTGGCTCAACTTAAACAAGAAAATGCCTTAAGTTGGAATCAAATTTTTCAGCAAGCAATTCTTAATCTGTTAGATTCATCTGAAAACCATTGCTATCTACTTGGCAAAGCATACAACGAGCAGCAATCACTACCACTGCTCGAAAAGGCAAATGACCGAACTGGATTACATTATTTTTATTTAAATAAGCTCATTCTTTGTTATTTATTTAGAAAATACGATCGCGCATTCGTCAATGCTGTTCGCGCTGAAGAATATTTAGACGGGGTAAAAGCATTTCTTGTTGTACCAGTATTCCATTTCTACGATTCTTTAACACAATTAGCGCTATATTCATCAGCACCTCCTACACAGCAAGAACACCTTTTGCATAGAGTAGAGAACAATCAAGAAAAGATGCAAAAATGGGCAAACCACGCCCCCATGAATTTTCAACATAAATATGAGTTAGTAGAAGCAGAGAAAGCACGGGTATTAAGTCAACATTGGCAAGCGATGGAGTATTACGATCGCGCGATCGCCCAAGCCAAAGAGCAAGGTTATCTGCAAGAAGAAGCTTTAGCAAATGAATTAGCTGCAGAATTTTATTTTTCCCAAGGTAGAAACAAAGTTGCCCAAGTTTATTTAGTTGAGGCTTACTACGGCTATCTACGTTGGGGAGCAACTGCAAAAGTTAAAGATCTCGCAACTCGATATCCTCACATTCTGGCACAAACGAAGCAAGGCAACAGTGAAGAGGGATCAAGAAACCTAGATTTAGCAACAGTAATCAAAGCCTCGCAAGCGCTTTCAGGAGAAATTGTCTTAAACAACTTACTCACAAAGCTGATCCAAATTGTGCTGGAGAATGCAGGTGCTCAAAAGGGCTTTTTACTTTTAGATCAAGCAGGAGAACTTGTGATTAAAGCATCTGGAGGCGTCGTTGATGAAACAGTAAGCGACGATCGCCTACTTCCTATCTCCGTAATTAATTATGTTGCCAGAACTCAAGAAGCGATCGTTCTTAATCATGCAGCAACAGAAGAAATCTTCTCTAGCGATCTTTACATTATTGAACGCAAACCAAAATCGGTTTTATGCACGCCCATTCTCCACCAAGGTCGATTAACAGGTGTTCTTTATTTAGAGAACAATCTAACAGTAGGAGCTTTTACGCGCGATCGCCTAGAAGTTTTACAACTTTTAGCAGCGCAAGCAGCTATCTCAATTGAAAACGCTCGTCTCTACGAAGATCTGGAAAACTACAACAGAACACTAGAAGCAAAAGTAACAGAACGAACCCTAGAGTTACAAGATAAGAATTCACAACTGCAACAAGAAATTCGCGAACGCCAACGAGCCGAGGAAGTTGCTGAATCAGCGAATCGTGCCAAAAGTCAATTTCTCGCCAATATGAGCCACGAATTGCGCACGCCGCTCAATGGTATTTTGGGTTATGCTCAAATTCTCAAAAAAGAGAAAACCTTAACTGAGCAGCAAAAGAATGGTTTAGACATCATTCATCGCTGCGGCGAGCATCTCCTAATTCTGATCAACGATATTTTAGATTTGTCCAAAATTGAAGCTCAGAAAATGGAACTCGATCCCCATGATTTCCATTTTCCTTCGTTTTTAGAGGACATTGTAGCAATCTGCCAAATTCGTGCAGCACAAAAACAAATTTCTTTAACAGCCGAATTACCATCAACACTTCCTCAATTTGTGCGAGCTGATGAAAAGCGACTGCGCCAAATATTGCTCAACTTATTAGGTAATGCGATTAAGTTTACCGAGAAGGGTAGCGTGAATTTTCGAGTATGCGATCGCGATCGCATACTGTTATTTCAAGTCGCAGATTCAGGCGTTGGCATAGCAACAGAGCAATTGTCAGAAATCTTTTTGCCATTTCAGCAGGTAGGCGAACATCGCCGTCATACTGAAGGAACAGGCTTAGGTTTAGCCATCAGTCGGCAGTTAGTTCAAATGATGGGTAGTGACATAACAGTGCAGAGTACTTTAGGTCAAGGAAGTGTCTTTTCATTTGCATTAGATCTACCCAGGTGCCAATCGACTCAAGTTATTAGCCCAGATGTTCGCCGAATTATTGGTTTTGAAAGCAACAAACGAAAAATTTTAGTCGTAGACGACAAGTCATCAAATCGTTCTGTGTTAGTCAATATGCTAGAGCCACTAGGGTTTGAAGTTGTAGAAGCTACAGACGGTTTAGATTGTCTTACCAAAGTTCAAAGTTTCAAACCTGATTGTATCTTTATAGACTTAGTGATGCCTGCAATGGATGGTTTTGAAACGACTCGTCAGTTAAGGACATTACCCGATCTCGCAGATGTTGTTGTCATTGCTATTTCAGCAAGTGTCTTTGAATTTGATCAACAGCAAAGCCAATCAGTAGGTTGTGACGATTTTCTCTCTAAGCCAATTCGAGAGGCAGAGTTGTTAGAAAAATTAAAAATTTATTTGGGTTTAAATTGGGTGTATGAAGAAGAAACCACAGCGCAAGATATAGATAATTCACAACAGCGAGCGCAAGCAGACATTATTCCTCCTCCAGCAGAGGAAATAGCAGCCTTACTTGATTTGGCAATGATGGGCGATCTTAAAAGTATTCTTGAACAAACCGCTAAAATCGAAGCATTGGATCGGCGATATCTAGCATTTGCCCTCCATCTCCGTCAACTTGCCAAGAGTTACAAAGAAAGACAAATTTTGGAGTTTGTCAAAAAATATGCAGGGGTTTAA